In Pedobacter heparinus DSM 2366, the following are encoded in one genomic region:
- a CDS encoding Mrp/NBP35 family ATP-binding protein, whose protein sequence is MISQEQVLAALRNVEDPDLKKDLVTLNMIKDLKIEDKHISFTLELTTPACPMKDMLKNACLNAIKHFVSREAEIEINITSRVTRPMDTTQLKAIRNIILVSSGKGGVGKSTVASNLAIALGADGAKVGLIDADIYGPSVPTMFGLVGAKPGARETAEGKTLIIPIEKYGIKLLSLGFFADPDQPVPWRGPMASNAVKQLFNDADWGELDYLIVDLPPGTGDIHITITQSFPIAGAVIVTTPQQVALADTRKGLAMFKMPSINIPVLGVVENMAYFTPAELPENKYYIFGKDGGKELAKSFGVPFLGEIPIVQSITEGGDSGVPVAMDTHNSVARSFAEIAGKVAQQIAINNAQSAGNVSPVVEIDTN, encoded by the coding sequence TGGTGACCCTAAACATGATCAAGGACTTAAAAATAGAAGACAAACACATAAGTTTTACCTTAGAACTGACCACTCCGGCCTGTCCGATGAAGGATATGCTTAAAAATGCCTGTTTAAATGCCATTAAGCATTTTGTGAGCAGAGAGGCAGAAATAGAGATCAACATTACCTCGAGGGTAACCAGACCTATGGATACCACGCAGCTTAAGGCCATCCGGAATATTATCCTGGTCTCTTCAGGCAAAGGGGGGGTAGGAAAATCAACTGTAGCCAGTAATCTGGCCATTGCACTGGGGGCCGATGGGGCAAAAGTAGGGCTGATAGACGCGGATATTTATGGGCCTTCGGTACCAACTATGTTTGGCCTGGTTGGGGCAAAACCAGGTGCAAGAGAAACAGCAGAGGGTAAAACGCTGATTATACCTATCGAAAAATATGGCATAAAACTATTGTCTTTAGGCTTTTTTGCCGATCCTGACCAGCCTGTGCCCTGGCGCGGACCAATGGCTTCCAATGCGGTAAAGCAGCTGTTTAATGATGCCGACTGGGGCGAGCTGGACTACCTGATTGTAGACCTGCCACCGGGGACGGGCGATATCCACATTACGATTACCCAAAGTTTTCCTATTGCCGGGGCTGTAATTGTGACCACACCCCAGCAGGTAGCGCTTGCCGATACACGAAAAGGGCTTGCCATGTTTAAAATGCCATCCATTAACATCCCTGTATTGGGTGTAGTGGAAAATATGGCTTATTTTACACCGGCCGAGCTGCCCGAAAACAAATATTATATTTTTGGAAAAGATGGCGGAAAAGAACTCGCAAAATCATTTGGTGTGCCTTTCCTGGGCGAAATCCCGATTGTACAAAGCATTACTGAAGGGGGCGATAGCGGCGTTCCGGTAGCTATGGATACACACAACAGTGTGGCCCGGTCTTTTGCAGAAATTGCAGGTAAAGTAGCCCAGCAAATTGCTATAAATAATGCCCAAAGTGCAGGTAATGTTTCCCCTGTCGTAGAAATTGATACGAATTGA
- a CDS encoding NifU family protein, with protein MNLTEQVEQALETIRPYLIADGGDVAIEEITPENVVRLKLLGNCGSCKMSFMTMKAGIEQAIMKSVPQITAVEAVNLAEPV; from the coding sequence ATGAATTTAACAGAACAAGTAGAGCAGGCACTGGAAACCATCAGACCTTATTTAATAGCTGATGGAGGAGACGTAGCCATAGAAGAGATTACGCCGGAAAATGTAGTTAGATTGAAATTATTAGGTAACTGCGGATCCTGCAAAATGAGTTTTATGACCATGAAAGCAGGGATTGAACAGGCCATCATGAAGTCTGTTCCACAAATTACTGCTGTTGAAGCCGTTAACCTTGCCGAACCGGTATAA
- the def gene encoding peptide deformylase — translation MKLPIIAYGDPVLKKVCTPIEQTYPDLKQLISNMFETMYNAHGVGLAAPQVGLPIRLFIVDTGADEGDKNKFKKVFINAEILEETGEPWAFNEGCLSIPDIREDVMRKPNIRIKYYDEHWELHEEEVSGMPARVIQHEYDHIEGKLFTDTLSLLRKTMLKSKLDAISKGNVKADYKMRFPKQSKKR, via the coding sequence ATGAAACTACCCATTATAGCCTACGGTGACCCGGTTTTAAAAAAAGTATGTACACCCATTGAACAAACTTACCCGGATCTGAAACAACTGATCAGCAACATGTTTGAAACCATGTATAACGCGCACGGCGTTGGGTTGGCGGCACCGCAGGTGGGCCTGCCTATACGCCTGTTCATTGTAGATACAGGGGCCGATGAGGGGGATAAGAACAAGTTTAAAAAAGTATTCATCAATGCCGAAATTCTGGAAGAAACAGGTGAGCCATGGGCATTTAATGAAGGTTGCCTGAGTATTCCCGACATCAGGGAAGACGTTATGCGCAAGCCCAATATCCGTATTAAATATTACGATGAGCACTGGGAGCTGCATGAAGAAGAAGTAAGCGGAATGCCGGCAAGGGTAATACAGCATGAATATGACCACATAGAGGGCAAGCTGTTTACAGATACTTTAAGCCTGCTGCGTAAAACAATGCTTAAAAGCAAGCTGGATGCCATTTCTAAAGGAAATGTAAAGGCCGATTATAAGATGCGCTTTCCGAAACAAAGCAAAAAACGCTAG
- a CDS encoding M16 family metallopeptidase, translating into MKYNVHTLPNGIRLLHVPAASAISHACIIVNSGSRDEQESKSGLAHFIEHLIFKRTEKRNTNQILNRLESVGADLNAYTTKEYTCIHASFLNPYLDRTLDLFNDIVFHSTFPEEEIEKEKSVVLDEIASYLDQPEEAIYDDFEDLVFAGHPLGRNILGTTESVGKLNKKDILQFIATNYHTDKIVVAVLGNYSLNKVVKIGSKHYSDIPANLHTATRIAPLKVEPITQTFQKPIQQAHAMLGAQAYSLQHPYKTGLLLLNNLLGGTGMSSVLNLQIREKYGIAYTIETGYSPLSDTGIFTLYFGTDKEKVNKAWALIFKEFKKLKDKPLTEVQLQKAKNKFIGQIALGEENRIGLIISMAKSLIDYDKIDDLQTVFRKIQAVSTTDMANITHEILDESNLTSLTFYPLA; encoded by the coding sequence ATGAAATACAACGTTCATACTTTACCCAACGGCATCCGTCTGCTCCATGTGCCGGCCGCATCTGCCATATCTCATGCCTGTATTATTGTTAACAGTGGCTCCAGGGATGAACAAGAAAGCAAATCCGGACTGGCCCACTTCATCGAGCACCTGATTTTCAAACGTACGGAGAAGCGCAATACCAACCAGATCCTGAACAGGCTGGAAAGTGTGGGTGCCGATTTGAATGCGTATACCACCAAAGAGTATACCTGTATCCACGCTTCTTTTCTGAATCCCTATTTAGACCGGACGCTGGACCTGTTTAACGATATCGTATTCCACTCTACTTTCCCCGAAGAGGAAATAGAGAAAGAGAAAAGTGTAGTGCTGGATGAGATTGCCTCTTACCTTGACCAGCCAGAAGAGGCCATATACGACGATTTTGAAGACCTTGTATTTGCCGGGCACCCCTTAGGAAGGAACATTCTGGGTACTACCGAAAGCGTGGGCAAGTTGAATAAAAAGGACATTCTGCAATTCATTGCAACCAATTACCATACCGACAAAATAGTGGTTGCCGTATTGGGAAATTATTCTCTAAACAAGGTGGTAAAAATTGGCTCTAAGCATTATTCAGACATTCCTGCCAACCTGCATACCGCAACAAGGATTGCACCGCTCAAAGTAGAGCCTATTACCCAAACATTTCAAAAGCCCATTCAGCAGGCGCATGCCATGCTGGGTGCGCAGGCCTATTCCCTGCAACACCCTTACAAAACAGGTCTTTTATTGTTAAATAACCTGTTAGGAGGCACCGGAATGAGTTCTGTTCTGAATCTTCAGATCAGGGAAAAATACGGCATTGCCTATACCATTGAAACGGGCTACAGCCCTTTAAGTGACACCGGTATTTTTACCCTGTATTTCGGAACAGATAAAGAAAAGGTAAACAAGGCCTGGGCGCTCATTTTTAAAGAGTTTAAAAAGCTTAAAGACAAACCCCTTACTGAAGTACAGCTTCAAAAAGCTAAAAACAAGTTCATCGGACAAATTGCCCTTGGCGAGGAAAACCGGATCGGCCTGATCATATCTATGGCAAAAAGCCTGATCGACTATGATAAAATTGACGATCTGCAAACCGTTTTCAGGAAAATACAGGCGGTTAGCACTACTGATATGGCTAATATTACGCATGAAATATTGGACGAAAGTAATCTTACTTCCCTAACTTTTTATCCTTTAGCGTAA